The DNA window TCGGCTATCGTATCTCGTCGCAGACTACCCGGAAATCGTAGAGCTTGACGTAAACCCGCTACTCGTAACTCCCGACGACGTGATTGCCCTCGATGCCCGAATCATACTGGATCACAACGCGGTTCTCCGCCCGGAGCGTCCCTACTCGCACCTCGCAATCCGGCCGTATCCCGCAGAATTCACCAAGAGAGCAAAACTCAAAGATGGCACACCAGTCTTGTTACGACCGATCAAGCCCGAAGACGAACCGATGTGGCACAATCTCTTAGGCAGTTGTTCACCGGAAACGATCCACTTTCGCTTTCGCTACACGTTTAAAGCGACAACACACGAGATGGCCGCGCGGTTCTGCTTCATCGACTACGACCGCGAGCTTGCCATCGTCGCCGAGACGGAAGAAGACGACCGGCGCACACTCATTGGCGTCGGCCGGCTTGTCGCGGATGCCGATCACTCCAACGCGGAATACGCCGTTCTCGTCGGTGATCCGTGGCATGGACTCGGTCTCGGCTCTATGCTCACCGACTACTGTCTTGAGATCTGCCATCGCTGGGGCGTGCGCCGCGTGATCGCGGAAACCGCTCCGGACAACCGGCGCATGCTCGACATCTTCCGTCACCGCGATTTCAAAATCGATGCGTCAAGCTGCGCCGACTCAGTATTCGTCGCCAAGGAATTGAAATAGTCCGTCTCTCCCTGATTACCTGGGGCCTTCAGCATCGCGTTGTTCGTGAGCCGCCAGTTGCTGGTCGCTCGGCTGCTTGTGCATGAGTACGTCTTCCCATTTCGTAGATCGTGTCGAACACGTCGAGCGCGCGGTGGTCGTGGGTAACGACGATCACGCCGGCTCCCTGTTCGTGGGCGACTTTGGCGAAGAGCTCTATGGCGATCCGTATATTCTCGACGGCAGTCAAGAATGGAATGAGATTGGATTTCTGAAAGATGAACCTAATGTGCCGGCGACGGAAAGAACGCAGCCTGGCGTGTGCCGTTTCGCCATCGAGGACCAGTCGACCGCGAATGGCAATGCGGCCGGACGTGGGCGGGTTAATGAGGCCCACGGCGGGGAGGAACGTGGACTTGCCGGAACCGCCTGGCCCCAGCAACGCCACGACTTCCCCCTGCTTGACCTGCATGGTAGCGTCGCGCATTGCGATGACTTCGGTGTTGCCGCTGCCATAGATTTTCGTCAGGCACTTCGCTTCAATGGCGCAGGAACTGGCGTCGCTGGCGGTCATGAAAGCGCCTCATTGTTTTCATTGCCGGGCGGACCGGAACGTCGACGGCGTCTGCCGGGAGATCGGTGCGGACTCGCCCATGCCCGGGAGTCGATCGAATTGCCGTTCTTCCGCAATTCCGACCGATGTTGCTGTCAGTACAAACGCCAGGAAGAGTTTTGAACGGCGTTGCATTCTTCGCCCTGCGTGGCGCATCCTTTGGTTCTGTCATTCTGAGATGGCGGCCGGCTCCTGGTCTTCCAGAATCGACCGGCCAGAACGCGAGGGGATTCGCGGCAGAGTGATGCTCGGGAATTGGCCGTCCAGCGATTCCAGAAAGTCGACGATGTCGGCGACTTCCCGATCGGTCAGTTCCGTATCCAGCTGCACTTCCGCCATCACGCGCACCGCTTCCGGCAGCGACTCAACCGCCCCGTTGTGAAAGTAGGGAGCGGTGAGGGCAATGTTCCGCAGCACGGGCGTTTTGAAGTGATGTTTGTCCTCCTCGCGCTGCGTAACTCCGTACCGACCCAGGTCCTGGGCGAGTCCATACCTGTCGATCAGGCGACTGCCGGGATACCGCGGAAACTCTTCGAAGCTGGCGGCGGCGCCCGGTTCCCAGCCATTGAAGGCCGGCCCGGAATGGCACTCGGTGCAACCGACCGAATCGAAGAGACGCATGCCGCGAACTTGCGACGCCGAGAGCGCGGTCCGGTCGCCTTCGACATAACGATCGTAGGCGCTGTTCGGCGTGATGAGCGTTCGTTCAAAGGCGGCAATCGCCTTGACCGCATTGTCGATCGTCACCGGAGCGTCGTCGCCAAACACCTGGGCGAAGGCGGACTGGTAGCCGGGAATGGCCGCGATCCGATCAATCGCCTTGTCGTGGTTCGGCATGCCCATTTCGGGAGCAGCAATCACAGGGCCTTTGGCCTGCTCTTCCAGGTCGGGCGCGCGTCCATCCCAGAACTGCGAGGTCTGGAAGACGGAGTTCCAGACCGTCGGAGCATTGCGAGGACCGATGCGACCGTGGATACCCATGGAAGAAGGCCGCCCGTCGTCGCCGCCTTCCATCAGGTTGTGACAGGTGTTGCAGGAAACCGTTCCGGTCAGAGACAACCTGGGATCAAAGAACAACTGCTTTCCCAGCTCGATCTTTGCAGCAGTGCTCGGGTTGCCTGCCGGGGATTCGGCCTGGCGAGGAAGCTTTTGCCAGATGCCGTTCACTTTGCCGCCTGCCTGATTTGGCGTCTGGGAGTTCGCCCGGGGCGTCGTCGCCAGCAGGATCGTCGCCAGCACGGCCGACGACAACACGGCCGACGACAGCAACACACTGGATGCGATTCGTGAAGTGGGAGACAATTGCATTTCAAACTACTTTCTTAATAAACGGAAGATGCCGATCTTGTTCTTTGTTGTCATTTCATTCCCGGGGAGATTGATCGCTGGACGAGCGGGACCAATACCCGCGGACACGTTTCGAGCTGTCAGGGGGCGTCCTCAAGCAGGCCTGAGTTCTGGGCGAGCCGGTAGCCGCCGCCCAGGTTGACCGCGTCAAAACCTTTCTGTCGCAGCAGTCGCGTGGCCATGTACCCGCGCTGGCCGACATAGCAGTACGCGACAATCGTGCGGTCGCGGGGCAATTCTGCGAGTCGCTCGCGCAGCGTCTCCAGCGGAATGTTCCGTGCCTGGGCCAGATGTCCCTGGGCAAACTCGCGCTCCGTGCGAACGTCCAGCAACACCATGTTTCCGGGCGCCGGGATTGTCAATTCATCGCCCAGATGGACGGGCGTCTGATCCCCTCGCAGCACGCCTGCCGCGACGAATCCCGCCATGTTGACCGCGTCTTTGGCCGATCCGTACTGGGGCGCATAGCAGAGCTCGACTTCCTCCAGATCGTAAACGGTCATCCCTCCTTGAATGGCCATGGCGATCACGTCGATCCGCTTATCAACGCCGTGCGTCCCCACCGCCTGAGCGCCCCAGATGCGGCCATCGGCCGGATCGAACAACAGCTTGAGCGTCATCGGAGTGGCGCCTGGGTAGTACCCGGCGTGATCCTTGGGATGGATGTAGATTTTCTTGTACGCGCAATTGGCTCGCCGCAGCTGCTTCTCACTGTGGCCCGTCATGGCGGCCGTCTTGCCGAAGACGCCCACGATGGCCGTGCCTTGCGTGCCTCGATACGTTGAATCTCGACCAAAGATATGATCGGCGGCGATGCGTCCCTGCCGATTGGCCGGACCGGCCAGCGGGATCTGCGTTGGTTCGCCGGTGAGGAAGTCTGTCACTTCCGCCACATCGCCCACGGCGTAGATATGGGGATCGCTGGTCTGCATGTGGCCGTTGGTGACGATGCCGCCGCGCGGCCCGCATTCAATGCCCGCAGCGGCCGCGAGTCGGCTTTCCGGACGGACGCCGATACAGACAACCGCGAAACTGGCAGGGACTTCCTCGCCCGACTTGAGCTTCACCAGCAAATTGCCGTCATCGGCGGGACAGGCGGCAAACGCTTCCGCCGAATCCTTCAATCTCAGGTTGACGCCCTGCTGGCGCAGATGCTCTTCCAGCGGATGCACCATTTCCGCATCCCACGGCGGCAGGATTTGATCGGCCAATTCGACCACGGTCACTTCCAGCCCGCGGCGAATCAGGTTTTCGGCGACTTCGATGCCGATGAATCCGGCTCCCACAATGACCGCGCGGCGGCTGGCGCCGGTCGTGACGAGAGCGTGCATCCGATCCGCATCGGCCAGATCGCGCAGCTCCAGAACATGCGGGCCGTCGATGCCCGGGATGGGCGGACGAAACGGCGAGGCGCCCGTCGCAATCACCAGCCTGTCGTAGGTCTCCGTATAGGTTTCGCCCGTTTCCAGATTCTTGACCGTGACCGACTGCCCCGCGCGATCGATCGCGGTGACTTCCTGCCGCGTCCGCACATCCAGTCGATGCCGCTGCCGCAGTTGTGCGGCCGGCGCCACCAGCAGCCTGTCTCGCGACGCGATTTCGCCGCCCACATAGTACGGCAGCCCGCAATTGGCGAACGACGGTTCGGTCCCACGCTCAATGAGGATGATCTCCGCATCCTCATCCGACCGCCGTGCACGGGCCGCCGTGGAAGCTCCCCCCGCCACGGCGCCGATAATGACAATCTTCATTCGCATTTCTCCTGCGATTAGGCCAGCCTTGCTGGTGTCAGTACTTTCATCCCGCTTACACACGTCCTTTCAACATTCCGTGCCAGTACATTGCCGGCAGACCAAACTTTTTGAGCAGGAACATGCTGAATCGTTCCTGGGCCTGGTCGAATGGAAATGTTTCGGCGGGTTGTCCGCTGTAGTCAAATTCCGCCAGGACCAGGGAATCGTAGCCAGTCACCACGGGGCAGGACGTGTAGCCATCGTAGCTCGCCAGTGCGGGTTGCTGCTTCATCGCCCCCAGTAAATTGGCCGCCAGCACCGGGGCCTGCTTCCGAATCGCCGCTCCGGTCTTGGATGTGGGCAAGCTGGAAGCGTCGCCAAGAGCGTATACATTCGCAAATCGCGTGTGCTGCAGCGTATGCTTGTCCACTTCGACCCATCCGGCTTCGCCAGCCAGCTCGCTCTGCGAGACAAAGTCCGGGGCGCTCATAGGCGGCGTCACATGGATCATGTCGTAGGGAATGATCAGCTCTTCGTCGGTGTCCATGTGTCGATAGATCGCTTCTTTGGACGCGGAGCGCACCTCGACCAGATTGTGTCGATAACGCGGTTCGACGCCCTTGCGCTGGCACACCCGTTCAAGCACCTCGCGGTATCGATCCACGGCAAACAATCGCGGCCCCGCCAGTGTAAAGATGACTTCGATGTTGTCGCGAACGCCCGTGCGACGAAAATGGTCTTCGGCCAGGTAACAGATTTTCTGGGGAGCGCCGCCGCACTTGACCGCTCCCGCGGGCTGCGTGAACAACGCCACGCCCTGCCTCAACTCACGAATGAACTTCCACGTGCTGGCGACGGTATTGATAGAGTAGTTGCTGCATACTCCCTCCTTGCCGACCGCTTCCTTGAGCCCCTTGACCTGGTCCCAGTTGACTTGAATCCCCGGCGCCACCACGAGATAATCGTAGCCGATCGCTTCGCCGTCGTCGGTCGTGACGGTGTTGGCGGATGGTGCGAACACTGCAACACGCTTCCTGATCCAATGCACGCCATAGGGAATCAAATCCGCTTCGTTTCGGCCCGATTCTTCGGGCTTGAACATGCCGCCGCCCACCAGGGTCCATAGCGGCTGGTAGTAATGTTTTTCTGACGGCTCGATGATCGCAATGTCGAGCGACGGATCGGCGTTTTTCAATCGAGCTGCAACCGTGATTCCGGCTGTGCCGCCGCCAACAATAACGATTTGATGATGGTTCACTGGGATGGTCCTGTAAAGGTTGCGGTTGAGTTATCGGGTAGCCGATGCCAGCAGTCTTCGATGTTTCCAGCATGAGTGCATGCCGCCAGACGCTTCCTGTCAGGGCGCGGAATTCGCCCCGTTATGCTTCTCTTCGAGCACGCCGCCAAAACACTTCGCGAACTGCAGTCCAAACGACAAGGCTCGCTGCGTGCTGGGATCACGGAGCGCTCCCAGCAAGCCAAACACGCCCACGCGCTGGGGAACCGGATGCTCGCACGTGCCGCGACGACAACCCGCCAGTGCAGAGCCGGCCATGCTCACGGCTTCCACAGAATGCTTGTTCAAGACGTCGGACTTGACCAGGAATCCAATCCTATCCAGTTCTTCCCGTCGAATCTGGCCGCCCAGATACAAGGCCGCATGTAGTCCCTGGCGAACACTCTGTTCCAGGTTGATGCCGTCCGCCTTGAGCTGTGTCGCCCATTCGTCAAGAACATCCACGGCGGTCGCGACCAGGCCCGGCAGTTCATCAAGCAAAGCACTGCCTTCTTCCAGCTTGGGCAGTCGAGCAACCAGGCCCTCGATGGCCCGCAGGCTGGAGGGTTCGGTCACGCGCACCAGCAGCTTCAAGAGATCGGTCGCCCGCTGTTCCAGGTCAATTCCGTCTTGCGCAGCCTTGCGGCTAATGGCGTCAAAAAAGTCGGTCGCCATGGCAACCAGGTTGGGCAAGTCGCCGGCAACCTGCAGCACCTGATCCAGCGACTCCGCATGGTCGAGCAAACGATGTAAAACTGCAGAAGTCTGTGGATCCTGCAAACGATCCACGAGGGACGGTCTCTCAGTCAGGGGGGCCATGGATGCCTCGTTGAGGAAAGGAAACAAGATCGAATTGCCGCAGCGACCTGCTCCACGGCGCGGCCGGCGAGCATCGCCCGCTTCCGGGAGACGTTCGCCATGGCGAGGTTACGCTTGATTCCTGCAACGCGGACCGATAAAGGTCCGTATTGCCTGTGGAATCTCAGCGGAGTCTCAGCGGCCGCTCCGCGGCGATGAAGGGTTGATCGGGTCCGCGCTGGGATCGCTCTCAGGGGGCGAACCCGCTTCGGACGATTTCTGGCCGGAGTGCGAATCCACCGCACAGCTTCCCGACAGTCACGTTTTGACGCCGAACCGCGGCAGCACCCAGGCGTTGAGCACGAA is part of the Lignipirellula cremea genome and encodes:
- a CDS encoding ATP-binding cassette domain-containing protein, with the protein product MTASDASSCAIEAKCLTKIYGSGNTEVIAMRDATMQVKQGEVVALLGPGGSGKSTFLPAVGLINPPTSGRIAIRGRLVLDGETAHARLRSFRRRHIRFIFQKSNLIPFLTAVENIRIAIELFAKVAHEQGAGVIVVTHDHRALDVFDTIYEMGRRTHAQAAERPATGGSRTTRC
- a CDS encoding cytochrome-c peroxidase, whose product is MQLSPTSRIASSVLLSSAVLSSAVLATILLATTPRANSQTPNQAGGKVNGIWQKLPRQAESPAGNPSTAAKIELGKQLFFDPRLSLTGTVSCNTCHNLMEGGDDGRPSSMGIHGRIGPRNAPTVWNSVFQTSQFWDGRAPDLEEQAKGPVIAAPEMGMPNHDKAIDRIAAIPGYQSAFAQVFGDDAPVTIDNAVKAIAAFERTLITPNSAYDRYVEGDRTALSASQVRGMRLFDSVGCTECHSGPAFNGWEPGAAASFEEFPRYPGSRLIDRYGLAQDLGRYGVTQREEDKHHFKTPVLRNIALTAPYFHNGAVESLPEAVRVMAEVQLDTELTDREVADIVDFLESLDGQFPSITLPRIPSRSGRSILEDQEPAAISE
- a CDS encoding FAD-dependent oxidoreductase yields the protein MKIVIIGAVAGGASTAARARRSDEDAEIILIERGTEPSFANCGLPYYVGGEIASRDRLLVAPAAQLRQRHRLDVRTRQEVTAIDRAGQSVTVKNLETGETYTETYDRLVIATGASPFRPPIPGIDGPHVLELRDLADADRMHALVTTGASRRAVIVGAGFIGIEVAENLIRRGLEVTVVELADQILPPWDAEMVHPLEEHLRQQGVNLRLKDSAEAFAACPADDGNLLVKLKSGEEVPASFAVVCIGVRPESRLAAAAGIECGPRGGIVTNGHMQTSDPHIYAVGDVAEVTDFLTGEPTQIPLAGPANRQGRIAADHIFGRDSTYRGTQGTAIVGVFGKTAAMTGHSEKQLRRANCAYKKIYIHPKDHAGYYPGATPMTLKLLFDPADGRIWGAQAVGTHGVDKRIDVIAMAIQGGMTVYDLEEVELCYAPQYGSAKDAVNMAGFVAAGVLRGDQTPVHLGDELTIPAPGNMVLLDVRTEREFAQGHLAQARNIPLETLRERLAELPRDRTIVAYCYVGQRGYMATRLLRQKGFDAVNLGGGYRLAQNSGLLEDAP
- a CDS encoding NAD(P)/FAD-dependent oxidoreductase yields the protein MNHHQIVIVGGGTAGITVAARLKNADPSLDIAIIEPSEKHYYQPLWTLVGGGMFKPEESGRNEADLIPYGVHWIRKRVAVFAPSANTVTTDDGEAIGYDYLVVAPGIQVNWDQVKGLKEAVGKEGVCSNYSINTVASTWKFIRELRQGVALFTQPAGAVKCGGAPQKICYLAEDHFRRTGVRDNIEVIFTLAGPRLFAVDRYREVLERVCQRKGVEPRYRHNLVEVRSASKEAIYRHMDTDEELIIPYDMIHVTPPMSAPDFVSQSELAGEAGWVEVDKHTLQHTRFANVYALGDASSLPTSKTGAAIRKQAPVLAANLLGAMKQQPALASYDGYTSCPVVTGYDSLVLAEFDYSGQPAETFPFDQAQERFSMFLLKKFGLPAMYWHGMLKGRV
- a CDS encoding DUF1641 domain-containing protein; translation: MAPLTERPSLVDRLQDPQTSAVLHRLLDHAESLDQVLQVAGDLPNLVAMATDFFDAISRKAAQDGIDLEQRATDLLKLLVRVTEPSSLRAIEGLVARLPKLEEGSALLDELPGLVATAVDVLDEWATQLKADGINLEQSVRQGLHAALYLGGQIRREELDRIGFLVKSDVLNKHSVEAVSMAGSALAGCRRGTCEHPVPQRVGVFGLLGALRDPSTQRALSFGLQFAKCFGGVLEEKHNGANSAP